One Falsarthrobacter nasiphocae DNA segment encodes these proteins:
- a CDS encoding glycoside hydrolase family 76 protein — translation MSIASSPRSSTPPDRPEGFSTVASAAARSVIRHFGGPLLGLPGTHFAAVSRPGSVNNPAKPFHYWWQAHYVDALVDVGWRELSTGERVNGPERPSAGELASRTVKTLVGRNFFRITNSYYDDMAWAALAIGRLDALARAAGKPGPGERLKLRHALTDQLLSAATEDIGGGLFWHTKRTFKNTAATAPAALHFARLAGEGEPDLGPRAQSLVDWLESHVVDERGLYRDGIQINEGATIVEEAVYTYNQGPVLGALLELGGEANLARAARTVEAVKAHLTQRRSHVLTTHGTGDGGLFTGVLARYLALAATDERLPEATRNRAALMVTTTADRLWEGRGERWAKTGIITKPERVLVFPRTPGAMAAEEYPGQSVVELSTQLQAWMIFEAAAAIEEHHSA, via the coding sequence ATGTCGATCGCTTCCTCTCCTCGTTCCAGCACCCCGCCCGATCGCCCTGAGGGCTTCTCGACGGTTGCGTCGGCAGCGGCCCGCTCGGTCATTCGGCATTTCGGGGGCCCCCTGCTGGGCCTGCCCGGCACCCACTTCGCGGCTGTGTCGCGGCCCGGCTCGGTCAACAACCCGGCCAAGCCGTTCCATTACTGGTGGCAGGCCCATTACGTGGATGCCCTCGTGGACGTGGGCTGGCGGGAGCTCTCGACGGGGGAGCGTGTCAATGGGCCTGAGCGGCCGAGCGCAGGCGAGCTTGCGTCCCGCACCGTCAAGACGCTCGTCGGCCGGAACTTCTTCCGCATCACGAACTCGTATTACGACGACATGGCCTGGGCCGCTCTTGCCATCGGGCGTCTTGACGCCCTGGCGCGCGCTGCGGGCAAGCCTGGCCCGGGTGAGCGGCTCAAGCTGCGCCACGCGTTGACGGACCAGCTCCTCTCGGCGGCCACCGAGGACATTGGGGGCGGCCTGTTCTGGCACACGAAGCGCACGTTCAAGAACACGGCGGCCACGGCCCCTGCCGCCTTGCACTTCGCCCGCCTGGCCGGCGAGGGTGAGCCGGATCTGGGGCCCCGCGCCCAGTCGCTCGTGGACTGGCTTGAGAGCCATGTCGTGGACGAGCGCGGCCTGTACCGGGACGGCATCCAGATCAACGAGGGCGCCACGATCGTCGAGGAGGCGGTCTACACGTACAACCAGGGCCCGGTCCTCGGGGCGCTCCTCGAGCTTGGCGGGGAGGCGAACCTCGCCCGCGCCGCCCGCACGGTGGAGGCCGTCAAGGCCCACCTGACGCAGCGCCGGTCCCATGTCCTCACAACCCACGGGACGGGCGACGGCGGCCTCTTCACGGGCGTCCTCGCACGGTACCTGGCCCTCGCGGCCACGGACGAGCGTCTCCCGGAGGCCACGCGGAACCGTGCGGCCCTCATGGTGACGACGACGGCGGACCGCCTGTGGGAGGGCCGCGGCGAGCGCTGGGCCAAGACCGGCATCATCACCAAGCCTGAGCGCGTCCTCGTCTTTCCCCGGACCCCGGGGGCGATGGCCGCGGAGGAATACCCTGGACAGAGCGTCGTCGAGCTCTCCACGCAGCTTCAGGCGTGGATGATCTTCGAGGCGGCCGCAGCGATCGAGGAGCACCACAGCGCATGA
- a CDS encoding anthranilate synthase component II: protein MKTVLVDPFDSFSHVIEQYLAGIGAEPVVVRSHPENPERIAAMNPDVLVLGPGPGHPLDSGHVELIKTFENQIPIMGVCLGLQAIGCRYGATVSPASHIMHGRTSPITHDGKGMFSKARAEQVVTRYHSLIIEDATLPDELEVTSRSTDDGYIMGVRHRSLPVEAVQFHPESITTQDGINLFAGFFETYVPGFRSAL from the coding sequence GTGAAGACCGTCCTCGTCGATCCGTTCGACAGCTTCTCGCACGTCATCGAGCAGTACCTCGCCGGGATCGGCGCGGAGCCCGTCGTCGTCCGCTCCCACCCGGAGAACCCGGAGCGGATCGCGGCGATGAACCCGGACGTCCTCGTGCTCGGGCCCGGCCCCGGGCACCCGCTGGACTCGGGCCACGTCGAGCTCATCAAGACGTTCGAGAACCAGATCCCCATCATGGGCGTCTGCCTCGGGCTCCAGGCGATCGGCTGCCGCTACGGCGCCACGGTCTCCCCGGCGTCCCACATCATGCACGGGCGCACCTCGCCCATCACGCACGACGGCAAGGGGATGTTCTCCAAGGCGCGCGCAGAGCAGGTCGTGACACGGTACCACTCGCTCATCATCGAGGACGCGACGCTCCCCGACGAGCTCGAGGTCACCTCCCGCTCCACCGACGACGGCTACATCATGGGCGTCCGCCACCGGTCCCTGCCCGTCGAGGCGGTCCAGTTCCACCCCGAGTCCATCACCACGCAGGACGGGATCAACCTCTTCGCCGGGTTCTTCGAGACGTACGTGCCGGGGTTCCGCTCGGCCCTCTAA
- a CDS encoding LytR C-terminal domain-containing protein, translating into MPTPPSSPEAPNGSTPADLSSLPAEYSAPAAARREEPRREDRAARYRKRRRRQLIGVAVLSVVLLAGVVAAIVVSQITARMKANEDPMAKNVCTSSVTPAEASSTTVNVFNMTPRPGMAGTIADEFKKRHFKVGTVGNYTGRLEMPGRASVTAVIKARSSVLPQALAVQRQLPDAVFQQDDTRKSNTVDVFLLDEVPSLNEDVKTGDGGLICK; encoded by the coding sequence GTGCCAACTCCGCCTTCTTCCCCCGAGGCCCCCAACGGCTCCACCCCGGCCGATCTCTCCAGCTTGCCCGCCGAGTACTCCGCCCCCGCCGCCGCGCGCCGCGAAGAGCCCCGCCGCGAAGACCGGGCCGCCCGGTACCGCAAGCGCCGCCGCCGCCAGCTCATCGGCGTCGCCGTCCTGTCCGTGGTGCTGCTCGCCGGCGTGGTCGCAGCGATCGTCGTCAGCCAGATCACCGCGCGGATGAAGGCCAACGAGGACCCCATGGCCAAGAACGTGTGCACCTCGTCCGTCACCCCCGCCGAGGCGTCCTCGACGACGGTCAACGTCTTCAACATGACCCCGCGCCCCGGCATGGCCGGCACCATCGCCGACGAGTTCAAGAAGCGACACTTCAAGGTGGGGACCGTGGGGAACTACACCGGCCGCCTCGAGATGCCGGGGCGGGCGTCCGTCACCGCCGTCATCAAGGCCCGCTCGTCCGTCCTGCCCCAGGCGCTCGCGGTGCAGCGCCAGCTCCCCGACGCCGTGTTCCAGCAGGACGACACCCGCAAGTCCAACACCGTCGACGTCTTCCTGCTCGACGAGGTCCCCAGCCTCAACGAGGACGTCAAGACCGGGGACGGCGGGCTCATCTGCAAGTAG
- a CDS encoding FUSC family protein, with protein MQTLRDFVKFEPGLRDHEAGWRCAVGVLVPLCTLMALGRMDLMVFAVFGAFTGVYGRGADFMGRLVTQTRAAGLMIAVIGAAMLGHLVLGHWEPWLLVVATTLVAGVCAAIAHLAVFRPSGSLFHIFAFAAISSLPQHPPLWQGMAAAGGAALLGILVGAAANYRPGTRPRWEIPRIVLDRSHLRGAAVEGGMNALVAGAAGLISLLAGPTAALGHTYWAMVAAVVPLQAIRARHVVFRGTQRVLGTLLGLIPLAIVLALNLGPWGIVAAVGVCQFLVEFFIVRHYLLAQMFVTPLALLSISLSGQLDPRTLLRDRIGETILGSLVGMVVLLAVRHPDVVGNRLARSSRTRPRGRTPRS; from the coding sequence ATGCAGACGCTCCGGGATTTCGTGAAGTTCGAGCCCGGTCTGCGGGACCACGAGGCCGGGTGGCGCTGCGCCGTCGGCGTCCTCGTCCCCCTCTGCACGCTCATGGCCCTCGGCCGCATGGACCTCATGGTCTTCGCGGTGTTCGGCGCGTTCACGGGCGTCTACGGGCGAGGCGCGGACTTCATGGGCCGCCTCGTCACCCAGACGCGCGCCGCAGGCCTCATGATCGCGGTGATCGGCGCCGCGATGCTCGGCCACCTCGTCCTGGGGCACTGGGAGCCCTGGCTGCTCGTGGTCGCCACGACCCTCGTCGCCGGCGTCTGCGCGGCCATCGCCCACCTCGCCGTGTTCCGTCCGAGCGGCTCCCTCTTCCACATCTTCGCCTTCGCGGCGATCTCCTCCCTGCCGCAGCACCCGCCTCTGTGGCAGGGCATGGCGGCCGCCGGCGGCGCGGCCCTCCTCGGCATCCTCGTGGGCGCGGCCGCGAACTACCGGCCGGGCACGCGGCCCCGGTGGGAGATCCCCCGGATTGTGCTGGACCGCTCTCACCTGCGCGGCGCCGCCGTCGAAGGCGGCATGAACGCGCTCGTCGCCGGGGCGGCCGGGCTCATCTCGCTCCTGGCCGGGCCCACGGCCGCGCTCGGGCACACCTACTGGGCGATGGTCGCTGCGGTCGTTCCCCTCCAGGCCATCCGGGCCCGCCACGTCGTCTTCCGGGGCACGCAGCGCGTCCTCGGCACGCTCCTCGGCCTCATCCCCCTCGCGATCGTCCTCGCCCTCAACCTGGGCCCATGGGGGATCGTCGCCGCCGTGGGCGTGTGCCAGTTTCTCGTGGAGTTCTTCATCGTCCGCCACTACCTGCTGGCCCAGATGTTCGTGACGCCGCTGGCCCTGCTGTCCATCAGCCTCTCAGGCCAGCTGGACCCCCGGACGCTCCTGCGAGACCGGATCGGGGAGACCATCCTGGGCAGCCTCGTCGGCATGGTCGTGCTTCTCGCCGTGCGGCACCCCGACGTCGTCGGAAACCGCCTGGCGCGCTCCTCCCGCACCCGCCCGCGGGGACGCACGCCCCGCTCCTGA
- the tgt gene encoding tRNA guanosine(34) transglycosylase Tgt, giving the protein MHPKNSRDSFQFSVSSRLADTSGQDFAGRTGTIRTPHGDIQTPAFIPVGTKATVKAVTPEAVRDLGGQAILANAYHLYLQPGPDILDEAGGLAAFMGWHGPTFTDSGGFQVMSLGAGFKKVISMDAVHAPGADDAVAPGKERLAHIDDDGVWFTSHLNGDRHRFSPEISMQVQHKLGADIMFAFDELTTLQNSRRYQEDSLERTRLWAKRCITEHEKLTRERSHRPYQALFGVIQGANYEDLRRKACRDLGAMDFDGFGLGGALEKEELGTIVRWCAEELPEDKPRHLLGISEPDDLFWAIENGADTFDCVSPTRVARNSAFYTRDGRFNLSGAKYKRDFGPLQDGCACYTCTNYSRAYIHHLYKAKEMLSHTLISIHNEHFIVSMVDRARAAMQDGTYREVRDDALGAYYGAIPDRLRLP; this is encoded by the coding sequence GTGCATCCCAAAAACAGCCGCGACAGCTTCCAGTTCTCCGTCTCGAGCCGCCTCGCTGACACGAGCGGGCAGGACTTCGCCGGGCGCACCGGCACCATCCGGACGCCCCACGGAGACATCCAGACGCCCGCGTTCATTCCGGTGGGCACCAAGGCCACGGTCAAGGCAGTGACCCCGGAGGCCGTCCGGGACCTCGGCGGGCAGGCGATCCTCGCGAACGCCTACCACCTCTACCTCCAGCCGGGGCCGGACATTCTCGACGAGGCGGGCGGGCTTGCAGCGTTCATGGGGTGGCACGGCCCGACCTTCACGGATTCGGGAGGGTTCCAGGTCATGAGCCTCGGAGCCGGGTTCAAGAAGGTCATCAGCATGGACGCGGTGCACGCGCCGGGCGCGGATGACGCGGTCGCCCCAGGCAAGGAGCGCCTTGCCCACATCGACGACGACGGCGTCTGGTTCACGTCCCATCTCAACGGAGACCGCCACCGCTTCTCCCCCGAGATCTCCATGCAGGTCCAGCACAAGCTCGGCGCGGACATCATGTTCGCGTTCGACGAGCTGACGACCCTCCAGAACTCCCGCCGCTACCAGGAGGACTCGCTGGAGCGCACGCGGCTCTGGGCGAAGCGGTGCATCACGGAGCACGAGAAGCTGACGCGGGAGCGCTCGCACCGGCCGTACCAGGCCCTCTTCGGCGTCATTCAGGGCGCCAACTACGAGGACCTGCGTCGGAAGGCCTGCCGGGACCTGGGCGCCATGGACTTCGACGGCTTCGGGCTCGGCGGCGCGCTCGAGAAGGAGGAGCTCGGGACCATCGTGCGCTGGTGCGCGGAGGAGCTCCCCGAGGACAAGCCGCGGCACCTCCTCGGCATCTCAGAGCCGGACGACCTCTTCTGGGCCATCGAGAACGGCGCGGACACGTTCGACTGCGTCTCCCCCACCCGCGTGGCCCGCAATTCGGCGTTCTACACGCGGGACGGCCGTTTCAACCTTTCGGGGGCCAAATACAAGCGGGACTTCGGGCCCCTTCAGGACGGCTGCGCGTGCTACACCTGCACCAATTATTCGCGCGCCTACATCCATCACCTGTACAAGGCGAAGGAGATGCTGTCTCACACGCTCATCTCCATTCACAACGAGCATTTCATCGTCTCGATGGTGGACCGGGCCCGCGCCGCCATGCAGGACGGAACGTACCGCGAGGTCCGGGACGACGCGCTCGGCGCCTACTACGGCGCCATTCCTGACCGCCTGCGCCTGCCCTGA
- a CDS encoding type II toxin-antitoxin system VapB family antitoxin has product MIFKAVGDSRPYPEHGVVTSRDWMTIAPRQVRLNQLITTKATLDLHSLLAEDSTFFGDLFPHVVEWRGDLYLEDGLHRAVRVALHQRSLLHARVLTVKD; this is encoded by the coding sequence GTGATCTTCAAAGCTGTCGGCGACTCCCGTCCCTACCCTGAGCACGGGGTTGTGACGTCGCGTGACTGGATGACGATTGCCCCACGCCAGGTCCGCCTGAACCAGCTCATCACGACGAAGGCCACCCTGGACCTGCACTCCCTCCTCGCGGAGGACTCCACGTTCTTCGGCGACCTGTTCCCGCACGTCGTCGAATGGCGCGGGGACCTCTACCTCGAGGACGGCCTCCACCGGGCCGTGCGCGTGGCCCTGCACCAACGTTCCCTCCTCCATGCCCGAGTCCTCACCGTGAAAGACTGA
- a CDS encoding DUF1684 domain-containing protein: MPALELTPEFFTPVVPAWASPEEQEWASWRGQRLSGLHAPHGWLTVASYEWLPEAPGRLESVPGLWSAADGVARVEAAPGLMGPSGEPFEGGTIRLDEGSSDIVASFDAAECPFDSVFRGGGRSRVDSGLVQVELGVRGGRYMVRTRRHNPELAHVPTFPFDPAWVVSAVFEPLPVPYTEHVETARADTVVPTRIVGTVRFHVPGLASEVVAAVEESGSGAGESSFSLTFRDATSGTTTPAWRFVTVRVFAEPSEDGWAPGEYNAVIDFNRALDYPMAFTPFAVCPAPVAGNTIPAPVTAGEKALPRV, translated from the coding sequence ATGCCCGCTCTCGAGTTGACGCCCGAGTTCTTCACCCCCGTTGTGCCCGCGTGGGCCAGCCCGGAGGAGCAGGAGTGGGCCTCGTGGCGGGGCCAGCGCCTGTCCGGGCTGCACGCGCCGCACGGCTGGCTCACGGTGGCCTCGTACGAGTGGCTGCCGGAGGCCCCTGGCCGGCTTGAGTCCGTCCCGGGCCTGTGGTCCGCCGCGGACGGCGTGGCCCGTGTTGAGGCTGCCCCGGGCCTCATGGGGCCGTCCGGCGAGCCGTTCGAGGGGGGCACGATCCGGCTCGACGAGGGGTCCTCGGACATCGTCGCGTCCTTCGATGCTGCCGAGTGCCCCTTTGACTCGGTCTTCCGGGGCGGCGGCCGGTCCCGGGTCGACTCTGGCCTGGTCCAGGTTGAGCTGGGCGTCCGCGGCGGCCGGTACATGGTCCGCACGCGCCGCCACAACCCTGAGCTCGCGCACGTGCCCACGTTCCCGTTCGATCCTGCATGGGTCGTGTCGGCGGTCTTCGAGCCTCTCCCGGTGCCGTACACGGAGCATGTGGAGACGGCCCGCGCGGACACGGTGGTGCCCACGCGCATTGTCGGCACGGTGCGCTTCCACGTGCCGGGTCTGGCGAGCGAGGTCGTCGCGGCGGTGGAGGAGAGCGGCTCCGGCGCGGGTGAGAGCAGCTTCTCCCTCACCTTCCGGGATGCGACGAGCGGGACGACGACGCCGGCCTGGCGGTTCGTGACCGTGCGCGTCTTCGCAGAGCCGTCCGAGGACGGGTGGGCGCCGGGCGAGTACAACGCTGTCATTGACTTCAACCGCGCGCTGGACTACCCGATGGCCTTCACGCCGTTCGCGGTCTGCCCGGCCCCTGTGGCTGGCAACACGATCCCTGCCCCTGTCACGGCGGGCGAGAAGGCGCTGCCCCGCGTCTAG
- a CDS encoding DHA2 family efflux MFS transporter permease subunit translates to MSAAQPTAPPSTVEVSESSANAALWALLIGFFMILVDSTIVTTAMPAVMHSLRTDINGVVWVTSAYLLAYAVPLLITGRLGDRFGAKRLYLTGLAVFTAASLWCGLAPDIGQLIVARVFQGLGAAIMTPQTMAIITRVFPPHKRGAAMGIWGATAGVATLVGPILGGVLVDTLGWEWIFFVNVPVGVFAFWRALRAVPSLPTSRHAFDWLGVALSAAGMFLLTFGIQEGKAHEWGTLTGFITIPLVIGAGAVIMGVFVVWQAVNRRQPLVPLRLFNVRNFSLGNAAIFFVGLFVTSMAFPIMIYMQNVRGLTPTQAALMLAPMAVVSGVLAPLVGRRLATARPGTYAAFGAGMNALGLFLYSWQMKPETPLWVFLVIAAVMGVGSGFMWAPLSMGTTSALSRHETGAGSGVYNAVRQFGAVLGSALIAVLMESRIAEQMNELAASMPPEARAHAAGAAAGGEGALMGGVLPDALHGAFSTALGQSLLAPAIAALGAAVIAVFMNRPKAPTPPPGGALSVAGGAGAAAEPRRP, encoded by the coding sequence ATGTCCGCTGCGCAGCCCACCGCGCCACCGTCCACCGTCGAGGTCAGCGAGAGCTCGGCCAACGCAGCCCTCTGGGCTCTGCTCATCGGGTTCTTCATGATCCTCGTGGACTCCACGATTGTCACGACGGCGATGCCGGCCGTCATGCACAGCCTCCGCACGGACATCAACGGCGTCGTCTGGGTGACGAGCGCGTACCTGCTGGCCTACGCCGTTCCCCTCCTCATCACCGGGCGCCTCGGCGACAGGTTCGGGGCGAAGCGGCTCTACCTCACGGGCCTGGCCGTCTTCACGGCGGCCTCGCTGTGGTGCGGGCTCGCGCCGGACATCGGCCAGCTCATTGTGGCCCGCGTCTTCCAGGGCCTGGGCGCCGCGATCATGACCCCGCAGACGATGGCCATCATCACCCGGGTGTTCCCGCCGCACAAGCGCGGCGCCGCCATGGGCATCTGGGGCGCCACGGCGGGCGTCGCCACACTCGTCGGCCCCATCCTGGGCGGCGTCCTCGTGGACACGCTCGGGTGGGAGTGGATCTTCTTCGTCAACGTGCCCGTGGGCGTCTTCGCGTTCTGGCGCGCACTGAGGGCCGTGCCGTCCCTCCCGACGTCGAGGCACGCGTTCGACTGGCTCGGCGTCGCGCTCTCCGCCGCCGGCATGTTCCTCCTGACGTTCGGCATCCAGGAGGGCAAGGCGCACGAGTGGGGCACGCTGACCGGGTTCATCACCATCCCCCTCGTCATCGGCGCGGGCGCAGTCATCATGGGGGTGTTCGTCGTATGGCAGGCCGTCAACCGCCGACAGCCGCTCGTCCCCTTGCGCCTGTTCAACGTGCGGAACTTCTCGCTCGGCAACGCGGCCATCTTCTTCGTGGGCCTGTTCGTCACGTCCATGGCGTTCCCCATCATGATCTACATGCAGAACGTCCGGGGCCTCACGCCGACTCAGGCCGCCCTCATGCTGGCGCCCATGGCCGTGGTCTCCGGCGTGCTCGCGCCGCTCGTCGGCCGCCGCCTTGCCACGGCCCGTCCGGGCACTTATGCCGCATTCGGTGCGGGCATGAACGCCCTGGGCCTCTTCCTCTACTCGTGGCAGATGAAGCCGGAGACGCCGCTCTGGGTGTTCTTGGTCATCGCGGCAGTCATGGGCGTGGGCAGCGGATTCATGTGGGCGCCCCTGTCCATGGGCACCACGAGCGCGCTGTCCCGCCACGAGACGGGCGCGGGCTCGGGCGTCTACAACGCGGTCCGCCAGTTCGGCGCGGTCCTCGGATCGGCGCTCATCGCCGTCCTCATGGAGTCCCGCATCGCGGAGCAGATGAACGAGCTTGCCGCATCCATGCCTCCCGAGGCGCGGGCCCACGCGGCAGGCGCAGCGGCCGGTGGCGAGGGCGCGCTCATGGGCGGTGTCCTCCCGGATGCGCTGCACGGGGCGTTCTCGACGGCCCTGGGGCAGTCGCTCCTCGCACCCGCTATCGCAGCTCTCGGCGCCGCGGTCATCGCGGTCTTCATGAACCGCCCCAAGGCGCCGACCCCGCCGCCCGGGGGCGCCCTCTCTGTGGCCGGCGGCGCCGGAGCCGCTGCCGAACCGCGGCGCCCCTGA
- a CDS encoding NUDIX hydrolase family protein codes for MNLRTPDQNPGWMSEDTLFDVRQLVPIVYVEALPVRLDPLGCVSEVGLLFTADGGEMTRAFVSGRVRHRETIRAALLRNLEKDLGPLAMPQLPASTAPYAVAEYFPAPSQSGLTDERQHAVALEYVVPVQGTCTPRQDALELSWLTPDEALTESVLAEFTGGRGELLRQALAHVGWGR; via the coding sequence ATGAATCTTCGCACCCCTGACCAGAACCCCGGCTGGATGTCGGAGGACACGCTCTTCGACGTGCGCCAGCTTGTGCCGATCGTCTACGTGGAGGCGCTGCCGGTCCGTTTGGATCCGCTGGGCTGCGTGTCCGAGGTGGGCCTGCTGTTCACGGCTGACGGCGGTGAGATGACGCGCGCCTTCGTCTCGGGCCGGGTGCGGCACCGGGAGACGATCCGGGCCGCGCTGCTGCGCAATCTGGAGAAGGACTTGGGGCCGCTGGCGATGCCCCAGCTGCCGGCCTCGACGGCCCCGTATGCGGTGGCCGAGTACTTTCCGGCCCCCTCGCAGTCGGGCCTGACGGATGAGCGCCAGCACGCCGTCGCCCTCGAGTACGTGGTGCCCGTCCAGGGGACGTGCACGCCCCGGCAGGACGCGCTGGAGCTGTCCTGGCTCACGCCGGACGAGGCGCTGACGGAGTCGGTGCTCGCGGAGTTCACGGGCGGGCGCGGGGAGCTGCTGCGGCAGGCTCTCGCGCATGTCGGCTGGGGGCGCTGA
- a CDS encoding HAD hydrolase family protein yields MSTRYALLLDVDGPIASPESRRVRPEITDALTRLSQAGTPLVFNTGRSDAFISQTVLPGLTVGSEGAPIHAICEKGASWFTLTSSRESELHVDESLVLPEALRSEIRDLTGEFADFMFFDETKRAMISVEQNTDVRNELYQRVQAGFDQKAAEAVERHGLSDRVRLDPTIISTDIEDSRVGKDLGADRALELLRADGLDPADYVWRTVGDSRTDYAMADRLHELGLTVAHVDVRPSDGIPEGRPYEVLTYEGLLHDDAGLAFLEELLASLGQPGQ; encoded by the coding sequence ATGAGTACCCGCTACGCCCTCCTTCTTGATGTCGACGGCCCCATTGCGTCCCCTGAGTCCCGGCGGGTCCGCCCCGAGATCACGGACGCCTTGACGCGCTTGTCCCAGGCGGGCACTCCGCTGGTCTTCAACACCGGCCGCTCGGACGCCTTCATCAGCCAGACGGTTCTGCCCGGCCTGACGGTGGGCTCCGAGGGCGCCCCCATCCACGCGATCTGCGAGAAGGGCGCCTCCTGGTTCACGCTCACGAGCTCGCGGGAGAGCGAGCTCCACGTCGACGAGTCCCTTGTCCTCCCCGAGGCCCTCCGCTCGGAGATCCGGGACCTGACGGGCGAGTTCGCCGACTTCATGTTCTTCGACGAGACCAAGCGGGCCATGATCTCGGTGGAGCAGAACACGGACGTGCGCAACGAGCTGTACCAGCGTGTGCAGGCGGGCTTTGACCAGAAGGCCGCGGAGGCGGTTGAGCGGCACGGCCTCTCGGACCGCGTCCGGCTCGATCCCACGATCATCTCCACGGACATCGAGGACTCCCGCGTGGGCAAGGACTTGGGCGCGGACCGCGCGCTTGAGCTGCTGCGCGCGGACGGCCTGGACCCGGCGGACTACGTGTGGCGGACGGTCGGTGACTCCCGCACGGACTACGCCATGGCGGACCGCCTCCACGAGCTGGGCCTCACGGTGGCGCACGTGGACGTGCGCCCCTCGGACGGCATCCCGGAGGGTCGGCCGTATGAGGTCCTCACCTATGAGGGTCTTCTTCATGACGACGCCGGACTGGCGTTCCTCGAAGAGCTGCTCGCCAGCCTGGGCCAGCCCGGCCAGTAG
- a CDS encoding queuosine precursor transporter, with protein sequence MPTRPRFAAAGSPRYAIFVAVMAVVLILSNIGASKGVEFGGIITDGGFFLFPLAYILGDVVSEVYGFRASRVAIFTSFGLSVFASLCYWIIIALPGASFYEGQDALAATLGPVPQIVLASLLGFLCGQTINAWIMTRMKLRSGEKRLWARLMGSTGVGEFVDTLVFCTIAAGVIGITTFGDFLNYLIVGFLYKTLVEYLFVPVTSLVIAWVKRSEPTYGEVA encoded by the coding sequence GTGCCTACCCGCCCCCGTTTCGCCGCAGCCGGCAGCCCCCGCTATGCGATCTTCGTCGCCGTCATGGCAGTCGTCCTCATCCTCTCGAACATCGGGGCGTCGAAGGGCGTGGAGTTCGGGGGCATCATCACGGACGGCGGGTTCTTCCTCTTCCCGCTGGCGTACATCCTGGGCGACGTCGTCAGCGAGGTCTACGGGTTCCGCGCCTCCCGCGTCGCGATCTTCACGAGCTTCGGCCTCTCCGTCTTCGCGAGTCTCTGCTACTGGATCATTATCGCGCTCCCCGGCGCCTCGTTCTACGAGGGGCAGGACGCGCTTGCGGCCACGCTGGGCCCGGTTCCGCAGATCGTCCTCGCGTCCCTGCTCGGCTTCCTCTGCGGTCAGACGATCAACGCCTGGATCATGACGCGGATGAAGCTCCGCTCCGGCGAGAAGCGCCTCTGGGCCCGCCTCATGGGCTCCACGGGCGTGGGCGAGTTCGTGGACACGCTCGTCTTCTGCACGATCGCTGCGGGCGTGATCGGCATCACGACGTTCGGCGACTTCCTGAACTACCTCATCGTGGGTTTTCTGTACAAGACTCTCGTCGAGTACCTTTTTGTTCCCGTGACGAGCCTCGTCATCGCCTGGGTCAAGCGCTCCGAGCCCACCTACGGCGAGGTCGCCTAA